In the Acidimicrobiales bacterium genome, one interval contains:
- a CDS encoding SdrD B-like domain-containing protein, whose translation MTRDSIVGGALVRRARRSVSVSVVVAIAASLLVLAPPDVAIAANNASIAGTVFNDANGNGTKETTEAGLAGVAVALLNGSTTVGSTTSSSTGAYSFTKLGPATYSVRVTVPSAFFASSPNPLTVVLANGQAATGKNFGLAPSNASIGDLVFNDANGNGTHDAGELGQAGVAVTLANGGTTVGTTLTSATGTYAFTGLAPATYTVTIAVPSGFASTTANPRTLTLGLSQTNTTVDFGVRQNNASIGDLVWLDSDGDGTFDAGESGIAGARVALVEAGADAQLGTADDVTRPEQTTPASGAYAFTSLPAGTYRVSVDAASLPAGTTVAGAAANPTTLVLGPGQARADVDFAVRHTGSIGDRVWLDADADGAQDAGESGLSGVTVRLFTPGPDATLGTLDDVESATATTDASGAYLFPRLAAGTYRVQVSPSSAPAGTAATTPVNRDVVLAAGTAVADADFGFRWTGSVGDRVWFDTDADGEQDAGENGLSGVTLSLSSPGPDGTCGTADDVVVATTASGAAGTYSFDNVAPGAYRVRADGGAAPAGAAPPADVDVDVAPHGSVTTADFGFRWAASIGDLVWLDSDGDRAADSGEPGVSGVIVSLSEAGIDGALGTADDVDHGTRTTDAAGAYRFAHVAPGSYRAAVAASARPARTVPSTPSVQDVVVAVGTAAVEADFGFSPYETTTVELNPAATTTVAGNSASANTDGTGTGASFYSSMGGVAIDGNRAFVATSGHIRQVDLSTGATTTLAGSTSTGCTDGTSGAASRFGSSPSQLATDGVYVYSTCSEYPNTYVRRTSIATGATTMLGYGGTGVVLARDGYLYTSKNLVVYRMNRETGATTTLTTVPSSLASSLGDLAVDDQTLWVVGSGSSNGDRVIRVSLADGTASTALAPTAGVTNINGIASAGSFL comes from the coding sequence GTGACGCGGGATTCAATTGTCGGTGGGGCGCTGGTTCGCCGTGCCCGCCGTTCGGTGTCGGTGTCCGTCGTCGTGGCCATTGCCGCGTCCCTCCTCGTGCTGGCGCCGCCCGACGTGGCGATTGCGGCGAACAACGCGTCGATCGCCGGGACGGTGTTCAACGACGCCAACGGCAACGGCACGAAGGAAACCACCGAGGCCGGCTTGGCGGGCGTCGCTGTCGCGCTCCTCAACGGGTCGACGACCGTCGGCTCGACGACCTCCTCGTCGACGGGCGCTTACTCGTTCACGAAGCTGGGCCCGGCGACGTACTCGGTACGGGTCACCGTGCCGAGTGCGTTCTTCGCCTCCTCTCCGAACCCGCTCACGGTCGTGTTGGCCAACGGGCAAGCAGCTACGGGCAAGAACTTCGGCCTGGCGCCGTCGAACGCATCGATCGGGGACCTTGTCTTCAACGACGCCAATGGGAACGGAACGCACGACGCGGGAGAGCTGGGGCAGGCGGGTGTGGCCGTCACGCTGGCCAACGGCGGAACGACCGTTGGAACCACGTTGACGAGTGCGACCGGTACCTACGCCTTCACAGGGCTTGCGCCCGCCACGTACACCGTGACGATCGCGGTGCCGAGCGGCTTCGCCTCCACGACGGCGAACCCCCGAACATTGACGCTTGGCCTAAGCCAGACGAACACGACTGTCGACTTCGGCGTCCGGCAGAACAACGCCTCCATCGGCGACCTGGTGTGGCTCGACTCCGACGGCGACGGCACGTTCGACGCCGGTGAGAGCGGCATCGCCGGCGCACGCGTCGCCCTCGTCGAGGCGGGCGCCGACGCCCAACTGGGGACCGCCGACGACGTGACGCGCCCGGAGCAGACGACGCCGGCGTCCGGGGCCTATGCCTTCACGAGCCTGCCCGCGGGCACCTACCGGGTGAGCGTCGACGCGGCGTCGTTGCCCGCAGGCACCACGGTGGCGGGCGCCGCCGCCAACCCCACGACGCTGGTGCTCGGCCCGGGCCAGGCGCGCGCCGACGTCGACTTCGCGGTGCGCCATACCGGCTCGATCGGAGACCGGGTGTGGCTCGACGCCGACGCCGACGGCGCCCAGGACGCGGGCGAGAGCGGCCTGTCGGGCGTCACCGTGCGGCTGTTCACGCCGGGGCCCGACGCCACCCTCGGCACGCTCGACGATGTGGAGTCGGCCACCGCGACAACCGACGCGTCCGGCGCCTACCTCTTCCCGCGCCTGGCGGCGGGCACCTACCGGGTGCAGGTCTCGCCGTCGAGCGCCCCCGCGGGCACGGCGGCCACGACGCCGGTGAACCGCGACGTCGTGCTGGCGGCGGGCACCGCAGTGGCCGACGCCGACTTCGGCTTCCGCTGGACGGGCTCGGTGGGCGACCGGGTGTGGTTCGACACCGACGCCGACGGTGAACAGGACGCGGGGGAGAACGGGCTGTCCGGAGTGACGCTGAGCCTGTCGAGCCCCGGTCCCGACGGCACCTGCGGCACTGCCGACGACGTCGTGGTGGCCACCACGGCCAGCGGTGCGGCGGGCACCTACTCGTTCGACAACGTGGCACCGGGCGCCTACCGCGTCCGCGCCGACGGCGGCGCCGCCCCGGCGGGTGCCGCCCCGCCGGCCGACGTCGACGTCGACGTGGCGCCCCACGGCTCGGTCACCACCGCCGACTTCGGCTTCCGCTGGGCCGCCTCCATCGGCGACCTGGTGTGGCTCGACTCCGACGGCGACCGGGCTGCCGATTCGGGTGAGCCGGGCGTGAGTGGCGTCATCGTCTCGCTCTCGGAAGCAGGCATCGACGGGGCCTTGGGTACGGCTGACGACGTCGACCACGGCACCCGGACGACCGATGCGGCGGGTGCGTATCGGTTCGCGCACGTCGCACCAGGTTCGTATCGCGCAGCCGTCGCCGCCAGTGCCCGACCGGCCAGGACCGTTCCCTCCACGCCCAGCGTGCAGGACGTCGTGGTGGCCGTCGGCACGGCTGCCGTCGAGGCCGACTTCGGCTTCAGCCCGTACGAGACCACGACGGTCGAGCTCAACCCGGCGGCGACGACGACGGTGGCGGGCAACAGTGCCTCGGCGAATACCGACGGCACCGGCACCGGCGCCTCGTTCTACTCGTCAATGGGCGGGGTGGCGATTGACGGCAACCGAGCATTCGTGGCGACCTCCGGGCACATCCGGCAGGTCGACCTCTCGACGGGCGCCACCACGACGCTGGCGGGCTCGACGAGCACCGGCTGCACGGACGGCACGTCCGGCGCCGCCTCGCGATTCGGATCGTCGCCGAGCCAGCTCGCCACCGACGGCGTGTACGTCTACAGCACCTGCAGCGAGTACCCGAACACCTACGTCCGGCGGACCTCGATCGCCACGGGGGCCACGACAATGCTCGGTTATGGCGGGACCGGCGTCGTCCTCGCCAGGGACGGCTACCTCTACACGTCGAAGAACCTCGTCGTGTACCGCATGAACCGGGAAACCGGCGCCACAACCACGCTCACGACGGTTCCGTCGTCGTTGGCATCCAGCTTGGGCGACCTGGCTGTCGACGACCAGACGCTGTGGGTCGTGGGGTCCGGCTCCTCCAACGGCGACCGCGTCATCCGCGTGTCGCTGGCCGACGGCACGGCCTCGACCGCACTGGCGCCCACCGCGGGCGTGACCAACATCAACGGCATCGCCTCGGCGGGCTCGTTCCTCT
- a CDS encoding enoyl-CoA hydratase-related protein gives MSEQFVTVDRRDDGVAVVRLDRPKMNALSPELLEQLEAAAKELAADPPGAVVVWGGERLFAAGADISRFGGPDEARVVGALFVRALEALEAIPRATIAAITGYALGGGCELALGCDFRLVADNAKLGQPEVLLGIIPGGGGTQRLPRLVGPSRAKDLLYSGRQVDAAEALRIGLVDRVVPAAEVLDAALAWAGELARGAVVAQGLMKQAVQRGLDGSLADGMAVEQDAFVESFRTDDATIGIKSFLENGPGKATFTGR, from the coding sequence ATGTCGGAACAGTTCGTCACCGTTGACCGGCGCGACGACGGCGTGGCCGTCGTGCGCCTTGACCGCCCCAAGATGAACGCCCTCAGCCCCGAGCTGTTGGAGCAGTTGGAGGCCGCGGCCAAGGAGTTGGCCGCCGACCCGCCGGGCGCGGTCGTGGTGTGGGGCGGCGAGCGGCTCTTCGCCGCAGGTGCCGACATCAGCCGCTTCGGCGGCCCCGACGAGGCCCGTGTCGTCGGCGCCCTGTTCGTGCGGGCGCTCGAAGCGCTGGAGGCCATCCCCCGGGCCACCATTGCGGCGATCACCGGCTACGCCTTGGGCGGCGGGTGCGAGTTGGCGCTGGGGTGCGACTTCCGGCTGGTGGCCGACAACGCCAAGCTGGGCCAGCCCGAGGTGCTGCTGGGCATCATCCCCGGCGGCGGCGGCACCCAGCGCCTGCCCCGGCTGGTCGGCCCCTCCCGAGCCAAGGACCTGCTCTACAGCGGCCGGCAGGTCGACGCCGCCGAAGCCCTGCGCATCGGCCTGGTCGACCGGGTGGTGCCCGCCGCCGAGGTGCTCGACGCCGCGCTGGCGTGGGCGGGGGAGTTGGCCCGCGGCGCCGTCGTCGCCCAGGGGCTGATGAAGCAGGCCGTGCAGCGCGGCCTCGACGGGTCGCTGGCCGACGGCATGGCCGTCGAGCAGGACGCCTTCGTGGAGTCGTTCCGTACCGACGACGCCACCATCGGCATCAAGTCGTTCCTGGAGAACGGCCCCGGCAAGGCCACGTTCACCGGCCGCTGA